A stretch of Aedes aegypti strain LVP_AGWG chromosome 2, AaegL5.0 Primary Assembly, whole genome shotgun sequence DNA encodes these proteins:
- the LOC5577598 gene encoding pupal cuticle protein 36, whose translation MRGLILLAIVGCALAQRSQDDSRYNDGRYYPDLYQGKYNDGKYRPDGSGAYRPDDSGRYSGKYVPYVDGKYGVGGQGGAGGAGGAGSGFGGKGGSGGFGSGGGFGSGSGFGSGGSGAGFGSGAVSNKGTSFAASTASKKTPSNSGNRFGAGSGKVSQGISVPAVPPRVLPQKVKTPTFSPISSGTGKGFDRIKEQVKQYNNDGYYYRYLTEQDAQVAETGRLEDRDTDNETLRAKGFYEYVGDDGVRYRVDYNADENGFVPRGAHLPTPPPIPEAILRALEYVRSVQQ comes from the exons ATGAGGGGTTTGATTTTG TTGGCGATCGTGGGATGTGCTCTCGCTCAGCGAAGCCAGGATGATTCCCGTTACAATGACGGACGATATTATCCAGATCTCTACCAAGGAAAGTACAACGACGGAAAGTACCGCCCGGATGGAAGTGGTGCTTACCGACCGGATGATTCCGGTAGATACTCCGGCAAATACGTTCCATACGT AGATGGAAAATACGGCGTAGGAGGACAGGGAGGTGCAGGCGGAGCTGGCGGTGCTGGATCTGGATTCGGTGGAAAGGGAGGATCAGGTGGTTTTGGCTCTGGTGGTGGTTTCGGATCTGGATCTGGATTCGGATCTGGCGGATCTGGAGCTGGATTTGGATCGGGAGCTGTCTCCAACAAAGGCACTTCTTTCGCAGCTTCCACTG CTTCCAAAAAGACGCCATCCAACTCGGGTAATCGCTTCGGAGCCGGCTCTGGAAAAGTGAGCCAGGGAATTTCCGTCCCCGCTGTCCCTCCACGAGTGCTACCCCAGAAAGTCAAAACTCCAACTTTCTCGCCAATTTCCTCCGGAACCGGTAAGGGATTCGACCGCATCAAGGAACAAGTGAAGCAGTACAACAACGACGGCTACTACTACCGCTATCTGACCGAACAGGATGCCCAAGTTGCCGAAACGGGTCGCCTTGAAGACCGTGACACCGACAACGAAACGCTCCGAGCCAAGGGATTCTACGAATATGTCGGTGATGATGGTGTGCGGTACCGTGTTGACTATAATGCCGACGAGAATGGATTTGTGCCCCGTGGTGCCCATCTGCCAACTCCACCTCCGATCCCAGAGGCCATTCTGAGGGCCCTGGAGTATGTGCGTAGCGTGCAGCAGTAG